The segment TTCTTTTCAAAGAAAAAGGTTTATTTATGAAGAAATCGCTTTATCCTAAGTTTGCTGCTACGGTGCTTTTTGCCGTGACTTCGATTTTTGCCCAGCAGGGTGCCCCGACGGGAGCTGCTGTTGATCCGTCTGCCGACGAGCAGAAGGCGCTTTCTGCCTTGAAGGGTAAACTTGAGGGGGCGATTGTATGGGCGACGAGCCGTGCCAATTCGCATCACGATATTTGGATTATGAACGCCGACGGCACGAATGCCCGTGCGCTTACCCAAGGCGACAATGTGGACTGGTTCCCGCGCATTTCTCCGGATGGCTCTACGGTGCTGTTCAACCGCAGCAAGGGGGGCTGGGTTCCCGAAAACGACGCCAACTACCCTGAAAAGTGGGACTTGTGGATGGTCGACATCTCGGGCGAGAATCCGCGCAAAGTCGTGGACAACGCCACGTGGGGTACCTGGAGGCCCGATGGCAAGTCTATCGTGTTCAGCCGTGCCGGTAAAGTCTTCACGATGGACCTTGCGAGCAAAAAGGAAACGCTCGTACTCGATGGCGAAAAGGCATTCAACAAGTCTGGCGTGATTCTGCAAGAGCCCAACATGAGTCCCGACGGCAAGCATGTGGCGATTACGCTCCGCGGCTCCATGCGCGAAACGGGCGTGTGGGATTTGGAAAAGTCCGTGTGGACCAAGTCCGGCGATGGTTGCCAGATTGACTGGAATTTTGACGGCTCCAAGCTCTACCGCGTGAACCCGACGGGTAATGGCGGTACCGCTGCTCCGAGTGAAATCCTGTGGTTTAGCGCCAAGGATGGCAAGCAAGTCGAGAAGGTCGGCTTCTTCGGCATCCCGAAGAATGTGAAGCTGATGGATTTGCCCGGCCGCCGCAGCCATGAATATTTCCCGCGCCTCACGCCCGATGGCAAGTGGCTTGTTTGGGGTGCGACCGACAAGGGCCACGACCACGACCTGTTCGACTACGAACTCTATATCTGGAAGATTGGAGAACCGGTGGAAACTGCGACCCGCATTACTTACCACACGGGTAACGACCGCTGGCCGGATATCTGGCTTGGCAAGGTCCCCGTGAAAGAAACTCCGAAGCCTGCGGCCCAGGCTGCCGCAGCTGTCGCGAATGTCCCTGCCGCTGTTGCCGGTGGCGTGAGCGAAGCCAAGATGGATGAACTCATCCAGGCGATTGACCGCCTCACCGAGGCAGTGAAGTCGCTTGCGAAATAGTAGACGGTAGACAGTAGGAAGTAGACAGGTATAAGACTTCCTACTTCTAACTTCCTACTTCCGACCTTATCTTAAAACACATAATGGCGAATGCCCCGGCGACATTCATGCTCGCCTTGCGGCCTGCCATGGGGATTGTCACTTTCATCGTCGCCTCTGCCATCAGTTCGGGGGCGATTCCTAATTCTTCGTTTCCGAGGATGATGAGACCCTTTTCGGGCCATGTTACGTTGTTTATGCTCGGAATGTCTTCGCCGGTTTCGAGTGCGATGATCTCGTAGCCGTTTTCCTTGTGCCACTTGACGCAATCGAATGGGCTGTCCCAGCGCTTAATGGGGATCCATTCCTGGCATCCGCGGGCGGCGCTTTTTACGGTCACATGATCGGGACCGCAACTGTAACCGCTCAGGTGTACCCCTTCGAGCCCAAAACAATCCGTGCTCCTGATGATGGAACCCACGTTGAATGCGCTGCGGAGGTTGTGGACGAGTACGGCGAAGGGGAGGGGAGCTTCGTTTGGCGTTTCACGATCGCCCGGTTCTTGCTCTAGGTAAACATCTCGTTCGAATCCGAGTCCGGCGCGGGTACGGAATGTCTTGTAGAGGTCTATCATTTGTGCCTGATTTTTACCGGTAAGACGCTCGCTTTCGGGGAGTTTCATCCATTCGGCATAGGTGTCGAATTCACGCTTGGCGCGGGGCACGTCGTCGCCCAGTTGCAAGATGATGACACGCAATAATTCGGCCATGCGTTTGGCCTTAGAGGTGTCCTTGGTTGCCAAAAATTTTTTCTCGGAAAACATGCTGAAAATATAGTTCTATTTGGCGTGAAAAGGCTGTGTTCGGAGGCCTGAATCTATGCGCGACTTTTACGCTTTTTACTATCTTTATATTACATGCAAGAAGCACAGAAACCGCGTATCCTCATCACGAATGATGATGGAGTGAATAGCGCGAACATGCACGCCCTCGCTGGCGCTCTTTCTCCCTATGGGGAGGTTTTTGTGTTTGCGCCGAAATCGGAACAGAGCGGTGTTTCTCATGCCTTTACGGTACGCCGTGGCCTCCAGGTCGAAGAAGCCCCTTCCGAGGCCGGTTACAAGGTCTTTTCGATGGACGGGACCCCTGCCGATTGCACGAAGTTTGCCTTGGGGCATTTTGCTTCCTATGGCTTGGAGGTAACCGCGGGGCATGGTCCGGGAGCTTTTGACGTGTGCTTCTCGGGCGTGAACGTGGGCGAAAATTCCGGAGTGTCTTCGCTTTATTCGGGGACTGTCGCCGGAGCGCGTGAAGCGGCCCTCTGGGGGGTGCCGGGCATTGCGCTTTCGCTGCGCGGGATGAATGCCTCCCTCTTGCCTGTTGCAATTGATTTTGCCGTGAAAACTGTCGAGAAACGCCTGTTCGAAAATATTCCCGCTGGTGTTTTCTGGAACGTGAATTTCCCAAAGGCCACTGCCGAAACCTTCAAGGGTTTCAAGGCGACGAGGATGGCCCTTGGAATGTTTACGGACCACTACTCCCACGATGGGGGCTTGTGGCAACTGGACGGTGACAAACTGTGGGACGAGCAGCCCGTGGATAGCGATGATTATTTGCTGAATCAAGGCTATGCGACGGTCACTCCCCACCGCATCGACCAGACCGATGAGAAAAGTTTGAAAAAAATAAATGAAATGATTGCAGGAGGTGAATGGTAGATTTGCGCTTTGAGCTATGAGGTCGCTCGTAAACTCGCTTTGAGGTCGTGCTCATACCTCAGAGGGAACCATAGGTGACCGACCTCAAACCTTCCTACTGTCTACCTCCTACTGTCTACTAATTTGAGGTTAACTAATGTCAGAAGAAATGGTACCAGGCTCGCAGTTCAAGTCCCTCATCGAGAAGGACATGCAGGATTGCTACCTCCGCTATTCCATGAGCGTGATTGTGGCGCGTGCGCTGCCCGATGCGCGCGACGGCTTCAAGCCCGTGCATCGCCGCGTGATGTTCAGTATGCACAAGCTGGGCGTGGTGCCCAACAAGGGTACGGTCAAGTCCGCCCGTATCGTGGGTGACGTCATCGGTAAGTACCACCCGCATGGCGACTCTGCCGTGTACGAGACGCTTGCGCGTATGGCCCAGGATTTCTCCCTGCGTTACCCGCTGGTGTTTGGTCAGGGGAACTTCGGCTCCATCGACGGCGACAGCCCTGCTGCCATGCGTTACACCGAAGCCAAGATGAACAACCTCGGCGCGCTCATGCTCGAAGACCTGGAAAAGGATACCGTCGACATGGGCCCGAACTACGACGAGTCTCTTGAAGAACCGCTGGTTCTGCCTTCGGCACTCCCGAACATGATCGTGAACGGTACCTCCGGCATTGCCGTGGGTATGGCGACCAACATGGCTCCGCACAACTTGCGCGAAGTCGGTGCTGCAATACACGCCTTGGCCGAAAATCCGGACCTTCCGGACGAGAACCTGATGGACTACATCAAGGGCCCGGACTTCCCGACTGGCGCTGTCGTCTGTGGCCGTTCCGGCATCCGCGAAGCTTACCTCACGGGCCATGGCCGCGTGCGCGTGCGTGCCCGCACCGAAATCGAGACGGATTCCAAGGGCAAGCCGCGCATCATCGTCACTGAAATCCCGTACATGGTGAACAAGGCGGAACTCTGCAAGAAGATTGCAGACCTTGTTCGCGAAAAGCGTGTCGACGGCATTACCGACATCCGTGACGAATCTAGCCGCGACATTCGCATCGTTATTGAATTGCGCCGCGACGCTGTGGGTGAGGTGGTCTTGAACAACTTGTTCAAGTACACACAGTTACAGACAACGTTTAGCATTTACAACCTGGCCCTCATCAACAACCTGCCCAAGGTCCTCACGATGAAGGAACTGCTGCAGGTTTACATCGATCACCGCCTCGATGTGATTACGCGTTCGACGCAGTTCGATTTGAAGAAGGCCGAAGCCCGCCTCCACATTATCGAAGGCCTGCGCATCGCGACGCAGAACATCGACGAAGTCGTTCAGATTATCAAGGCGAGCAAGACGACCGACATCGCGAAGGCGTCTTTGCAGGAACGTTTCAACCTCGACGAAATCCAGTCGCAGGCCATCGTGGACATGCGCCTCGGCCAGCTCACCGGCCTCAACCTCGAAAAGTTGGAAGCCGAATACAACGAGCTCGTGGCGACTGTCGCCGACTTGAAGGACATTCTCGAAAAGCGTGAACGCCGCATCGCCATCATGCTCGAAAAGCTCGATGCCGTCGTGGCGAAGTACGGTGACGAACGCCGCACCACCATCGGCGAAGCTATCGACGATAGCGACGAAGAAGACCTGATTGCCGAAGAGGAACAGGTGATTACGCTCAGCCGCGAAGGCTACATCCGCCGTCTGCCTATCGACACGTTCAAGGCGCAGAACCGCGGTGGCAAGGGCATTATCGGTGCCGGCCTCAAGGACGAGGACAACGTGGAGCAGATCTTCACGGCGAGCACGCACAGCTACCTGCTCGTGTTCACCAACAAGGGCCGCGCCTACTGGACCAAGGTCTACCGCCTGCCCGAAGGCACGCGCAACGGCAAGGGCCGCCCGATTGTCAACTTTGTCGGGCTTACGGACGGCGAAACCGTGCAGGCGATTGTGCCGGTACGTAAGTTCGGCGGTTTCTTCTGTCTCGTGTTCGTGACCAAGAAGGGTATCATCAACAAGATGGACCTCAAGTTGTTCAGCCGTCCGCGCAAGGCGGGCGTGAACGCCATCAGCTTGGATGAGGGCGACGAACTCGTGAAGGTGCAGCTCGTGGGCATGACCGAAGAAGAATACAAGGCTTCCCTGAACGCAGGCGATGTCGAAGATGCCGCCGATCAGTCTGCCGAGACTGCCGAACCGGCCGATGGTGAGGCCGAAGGCGATGATGCCGAAAATCTGGAAGCGCGCCCGATTCCGAATGACCTGCTGATGATTGCCACCCGCAACGGCCAGGCGGTCACGTTCCCGATCACCTGCTTCCGCCCGATGGGCCGTGGCACTCATGGTGTCCGTGGTATCAAGCTCTCCGAAGGTGACGAGGTCATCTCGCTCCTGTGGCTCAAGGCGGGCAACAAGGTGCTCACCATTACCGAGAAGGGCTACGGCAAGCGCAGCGAGCCGGGTACCTACCGTGTCACCAAGCGTGGCAGCAAGGGCGTCAAGAACCTGAACGTCACCGACAAGATCGGTTCGGCCGTGTTCGTGGACAGCGTTGCCGACGATTACGACTTGATCATCACCACCAAGGAAGGCCAGGTCATCCGCATCAAGGCTGCCGACATCCGCCTCACGGGCCGTAATGCCCAGGGCGTGAAGGCCATCAGCTTGCGCGAAGGCGACGTGGTGCAAGATGCGACCGCCCTCCCGAGCGTGGAAGATATCGAACACGATAGCGCCGAGGCGAAGGAGACCTTCGACAAGGTGGAAGGCGTCGAAGTCGATGACGATTCCGTGGATGCTTCCGCTTCCGAAGGCGAAAATCCGACTCCGGAAGGCGTCTAGTCCGTAAAAAACGAACTCAGAAAGTAAAAAAAGAGGCAATCTTTCCGGGATGGCCTCTTTTTTTATAGTTTATTGAGAAGGTAGGTGCAGGAATATGAGAAAAGAAATCCTAAAAACGGGCTTTGTCGTTGCCTTGGTGCTTGCGGTTTCCGCCTATGCGGCCGATGCCTGCAACGACGAAATGGGCCATGTGGGCGAGGGCAAGAAAGTCATTGGGACCGGTTCCGAGAGCGTCAAGGGGGACGTCGGCAATTCGGGTTTCCAGTACGAACTCTGGCATTCCGAAGGCTCGGGCTCCCTGACTTATTATGACAACGGAACCTTTTCTGCGGAATGGAGTGGCTCGCAAGACTTCATTGCCCGAGTCGGTCTCCGGTATGCCGAAAGCAAAAATTTTGACGAATTTGGCAATTTTTCAGCGGATTTCAAGTTCACCAAGTCGGGAAGTGCCGATTTCTCGTATATTGGCATCTATGGCTGGACGGATAATCCGCGCGCCGATTACTTCATCCTGGAAGACTGGTTCAGCGAACCGAATCCCGAGTATTTGGGCGAAAAGAAGGGCGAGATTACGGTAGACGGGGATACGTACGACATCTATTCCTTTAAGCAAAACAAGCTGTATGTCCAGGGAGACATAAACTATCCGACTTTTTACAGTGTCCGTCGCATACCCCGCCAGTGCGGCCATATAGATATCACGGCCCACTTCAAGAAATGGACGGAGCTCGGCCTCAATCTGGGCAAGATGAACGAGGTCATGATGGTTGCGGAAGCGGGCAATGGTTCTGCTACGATAGATTTCACCTATTTCAACGTGACCGAATCGGAGCCTAGTTCTCCGGCTCCATCCTCCAGTTCCGCAACTCCGGAATCGAGTTTTGCCGTGCCGGCCTCTGATGCCCTCGTTGAATCTTCTAGCTCTGTAACCCAGGAATTGAAACCTGCTGCAAAATCGTCTGAATCGACCACGGCGATGATGCAAAAGGTCCACATTAGTTCGTCCGACCGCAGCCTGGTCGTTTTCGATATGCAGGGCCGTATTTTGGGTAAGCTGACGGTACCGGCGGGAATGGCACTAAATAGTGCTATTTTTGCAAAATTCGGCAGGCCGGGTATCTACATGGTGCAGTCCGACGGGGTTTTCAAGGTGCTTTCCGTGGCAAAATAGCTTGAAAAAATGTAAAAAAAAGTATAAAAAGGTTTTTTCGGCAAGAAAACCCTTTTTTTATTGTGCTATTTACTACAGAAAATTGCAAAAAAACAAAAAAAACAAGAAAAAAATCAGTATTTATCTATATTTGGTACAAACTTTGGAGGTTTTATGAAAACGAGAATTATTGGGGCTTCGGCTCTTTGTGTAGCTTTTGCCGCTTCTAGCGCTTTGGCTCAGGATTTCTGCCAAACTGCTGCTCATAGCGGTTCTAAGGTGGAAGTTTCCACGAATAAAGTGGATAAGTTCAGCAATGGTATTGGTTACGAACTTTGGAACGAAGGCGGCAACGGTGGTTCCGCTACGTTCTACGACGATGGCTCCTTCAGCTGCAAGATGACCGGTGCCAAGGACTATCTGTGCCGTGCCGGTCTTTCTTTCAATAGCGATAAGACCCACGAGGAAATTGGCCACATGAAGGCGGATTTCAAGCTGGTCAAGGGTAATCTTTCCGGAATCGACTATTCCTACATCGGCATTTACGGCTGGACCCGTGAACCTCTGGTAGAATGGTATATCGTGGACAACTCCGGTAGCCAGTACATGCCCGGTGATTGGGTTGCTCAGGGATCTTCTAAAAAGGCTCATGGCGAGTATGAAATTGACGGTGCCAAGTACAAGGTTTATGAAGGTGACCGCACCTCTTATTCCATCGATGGCGACAATACCTATTTCAAGCAGTATTTCAGCGTGCGTACTTCGATGCGCGATTGCGGTACCATCGATATTACCGCCCACTTCAAGAAGTGGGAAGAACTCGGCATGAGAATGGGTAAGTTGCACGAAGCCAAGATCCTTGGTGAAGCCGGTAGCAATTCGGGTCCGAATGCCCGTGGCGAATACGACTTCCCCTATGCCAAAGTCTATATCGAAGGTGCTGCTCCCAGTTCTTCTGAAACCCCGTCTTCTAGCTCCGAAGCTCCGAAGTCCAGCTCCGATGCTAAGTCTTCCAGCTCCGTTGGCCCGGCTTCCAGCTCCGACGCTCAGTCTTCCAGCTCTGTTGGCCCGGCTTCCAGCTCCGATGCCGTATCGTCTTCTAGTGCTCCTGCCAACGTAAGCAGCAGCTCCTCGGGTCTCGCTCTCCCTGCCGAAATGAAGGTCTTCCGTATGTCCGGTACCGCCCAGGTGTTCGACATGCAGGGTAAGTTCCTCGGCACGGTTGAACTGAAGTCCGGCGCTTCTCTGAAGGAAATCGTCGTGAACAAGTTCGGAAAGTCCGGAATGTATCTGCTGAAGCAGGGTGCTGCCGTTAAGGTTGTCTCTGC is part of the uncultured Fibrobacter sp. genome and harbors:
- a CDS encoding TrmH family RNA methyltransferase, which produces MFSEKKFLATKDTSKAKRMAELLRVIILQLGDDVPRAKREFDTYAEWMKLPESERLTGKNQAQMIDLYKTFRTRAGLGFERDVYLEQEPGDRETPNEAPLPFAVLVHNLRSAFNVGSIIRSTDCFGLEGVHLSGYSCGPDHVTVKSAARGCQEWIPIKRWDSPFDCVKWHKENGYEIIALETGEDIPSINNVTWPEKGLIILGNEELGIAPELMAEATMKVTIPMAGRKASMNVAGAFAIMCFKIRSEVGS
- the surE gene encoding 5'/3'-nucleotidase SurE, translating into MQEAQKPRILITNDDGVNSANMHALAGALSPYGEVFVFAPKSEQSGVSHAFTVRRGLQVEEAPSEAGYKVFSMDGTPADCTKFALGHFASYGLEVTAGHGPGAFDVCFSGVNVGENSGVSSLYSGTVAGAREAALWGVPGIALSLRGMNASLLPVAIDFAVKTVEKRLFENIPAGVFWNVNFPKATAETFKGFKATRMALGMFTDHYSHDGGLWQLDGDKLWDEQPVDSDDYLLNQGYATVTPHRIDQTDEKSLKKINEMIAGGEW
- the gyrA gene encoding DNA gyrase subunit A, whose amino-acid sequence is MSEEMVPGSQFKSLIEKDMQDCYLRYSMSVIVARALPDARDGFKPVHRRVMFSMHKLGVVPNKGTVKSARIVGDVIGKYHPHGDSAVYETLARMAQDFSLRYPLVFGQGNFGSIDGDSPAAMRYTEAKMNNLGALMLEDLEKDTVDMGPNYDESLEEPLVLPSALPNMIVNGTSGIAVGMATNMAPHNLREVGAAIHALAENPDLPDENLMDYIKGPDFPTGAVVCGRSGIREAYLTGHGRVRVRARTEIETDSKGKPRIIVTEIPYMVNKAELCKKIADLVREKRVDGITDIRDESSRDIRIVIELRRDAVGEVVLNNLFKYTQLQTTFSIYNLALINNLPKVLTMKELLQVYIDHRLDVITRSTQFDLKKAEARLHIIEGLRIATQNIDEVVQIIKASKTTDIAKASLQERFNLDEIQSQAIVDMRLGQLTGLNLEKLEAEYNELVATVADLKDILEKRERRIAIMLEKLDAVVAKYGDERRTTIGEAIDDSDEEDLIAEEEQVITLSREGYIRRLPIDTFKAQNRGGKGIIGAGLKDEDNVEQIFTASTHSYLLVFTNKGRAYWTKVYRLPEGTRNGKGRPIVNFVGLTDGETVQAIVPVRKFGGFFCLVFVTKKGIINKMDLKLFSRPRKAGVNAISLDEGDELVKVQLVGMTEEEYKASLNAGDVEDAADQSAETAEPADGEAEGDDAENLEARPIPNDLLMIATRNGQAVTFPITCFRPMGRGTHGVRGIKLSEGDEVISLLWLKAGNKVLTITEKGYGKRSEPGTYRVTKRGSKGVKNLNVTDKIGSAVFVDSVADDYDLIITTKEGQVIRIKAADIRLTGRNAQGVKAISLREGDVVQDATALPSVEDIEHDSAEAKETFDKVEGVEVDDDSVDASASEGENPTPEGV
- a CDS encoding glycoside hydrolase family 11 protein, translating into MRKEILKTGFVVALVLAVSAYAADACNDEMGHVGEGKKVIGTGSESVKGDVGNSGFQYELWHSEGSGSLTYYDNGTFSAEWSGSQDFIARVGLRYAESKNFDEFGNFSADFKFTKSGSADFSYIGIYGWTDNPRADYFILEDWFSEPNPEYLGEKKGEITVDGDTYDIYSFKQNKLYVQGDINYPTFYSVRRIPRQCGHIDITAHFKKWTELGLNLGKMNEVMMVAEAGNGSATIDFTYFNVTESEPSSPAPSSSSATPESSFAVPASDALVESSSSVTQELKPAAKSSESTTAMMQKVHISSSDRSLVVFDMQGRILGKLTVPAGMALNSAIFAKFGRPGIYMVQSDGVFKVLSVAK
- a CDS encoding glycoside hydrolase family 11 protein; the encoded protein is MKTRIIGASALCVAFAASSALAQDFCQTAAHSGSKVEVSTNKVDKFSNGIGYELWNEGGNGGSATFYDDGSFSCKMTGAKDYLCRAGLSFNSDKTHEEIGHMKADFKLVKGNLSGIDYSYIGIYGWTREPLVEWYIVDNSGSQYMPGDWVAQGSSKKAHGEYEIDGAKYKVYEGDRTSYSIDGDNTYFKQYFSVRTSMRDCGTIDITAHFKKWEELGMRMGKLHEAKILGEAGSNSGPNARGEYDFPYAKVYIEGAAPSSSETPSSSSEAPKSSSDAKSSSSVGPASSSDAQSSSSVGPASSSDAVSSSSAPANVSSSSSGLALPAEMKVFRMSGTAQVFDMQGKFLGTVELKSGASLKEIVVNKFGKSGMYLLKQGAAVKVVSAEKR